The window GGACGAGGCGTGTATGTGTAAGTGGGACTGTGTTTGCAGACTCCGCTCACTACTAAGGGAGCAGCGAGTAAGGACATACTGCTCCTGGATATATGAGCTCTCCTGGATCCTCCTCCTCACGTCACTGGACCAGTCCAGCTCCACACCTACAACGGATAAAATCCCAACTTGAGCCACGGTGGCATTGCGTGTCAAGCCTTGATTTGTGATCTATTCACAAGGAGATCCACTGGTGAGTGACTCACCTGGACTGGTTCCAGGATCTGCGTTTCTGGCGCAGGAGAACTCAGAGGAGATTTCCCTGGAAATCTCCCTCAGTGCCTCCTCCAGGTTGGTACCATCTGCACATGTCACCACTGGCATAAACTCAGAGGCAGGGGGAGGTGAAAGCTCGTCATTTGACTCTCCAAAAACTGAACCCATGGAGCTACGATTTACACCATCGTGGCACCGTCCTTGAGACTGAAGAATACTTTTATTAGAGATCTGCTCGTctaagcagacacacacaggcgttcTTTGAAGGAATATAGTTACATATAcctctgggctttttttttggaTATTCGTCATGTCATATAGAGTGCAATATCCAATTAGACGATTCCCCGGGTAGAGCGGAGGGATCTCATTGGGTGAAAGAAACGCTTCCATGTTCTCTGGCAGATACCAGTCAATCCGTACGTCAGTCAGCACAGGTTCAAAGGCCTTTTTCAGAGACTTTATTAACTGAGGAGATAGATGGATCACATTATTTCTCAATGTAATGTGTTCGaatacatttctttcaaatgaatAGTGAATAGTGGTGCAAGAAGAAGCCAAATTCCTTTTGCACTCATGTAATAATACAGAAGTAGTCATGTCAATATTTACTGAAAGTAAGTTAAAATCATCAAAGACCTTGTGCCTATGTGATATCATATTATTACCAGTAAAACTGATTCCTCATTGTGGACTAAAGTAGAAATCTATAGCGGTTGCTGGTCAGGGTGTAGCTATAGTTTTAACTACATTGCATTCCCTGCGTGGGCTACAGAGTCACAAGTTAAATCTGCATAAAGAACAATTAAAGTAAAATAGTAAGAAGGGTAATTGAGAAAATGTGCTTTTGGTATGCAGGAAAGCAAATGTGAAGAACTAAATCTGTATTTTCTATCTCTTAAAATTGTTTTGCAATTCATATGTCTTCCAATGGGTGGCAGTGTTGCAGCGTTTCTGACCTTGGGCTGAAGTCGCTCCTCATCAGCCAAGAACTCGGTAGTCCCTCCTGTCAGTTTGGCAACGCCCTGCAAAAGTCTCCTGCAGGCTCGAGGACCAAGGCCTAAGCCAAAGCATCTGCAGAAGTGATACAGTACTGCATTTTTACCAAGCCAATTCACAAAATGTTATTACGATATCACAGTTATTGTGTGAGAATTGTCCTGTTACTTGTATAGCGTGGTATTAGATGCCCTACTTGCACCATCTGTGCAAGCATCTATTTGTGAAACCCTAATAACATACAATGACTTCCACGTGTGTTAGAAAAGAGAACATTTGGGGCCATGAAACGCAAAGAACTGTTATTTTGCTGGTCAGAGGGATCACAAGCTGTTTGGCTAATTGAGAGTTTGAATAGAGCAGGGGACAGAATAATTGAAAAGGCTGAGATCTTGCTTGTGTGCAGTCACTAAAAACAGCCGGTCTGTTCTGCTTAATGAAGCCTTCACCtaaaaaaaactgtatggagagtaaaaaaaggattttcacAGTATGCAAAGGGACGGTCAAAGTAGAGAGGAGAAGGTCAGCCTAACAGGAGAATACCAATGAGAGATAAATGGAGTTATTGTGCATTGCTGAAGGGCCAGGTGGGCGTGTCTTTTACTGCAGAGGAGAGCACTTAGCGGGATTACTGGGCGgggcagaaaaaaaatcctcatctttctcctttctgtctttcaGCGCGCTTTGGTTTCAGTTCTTCAAGGTTTGcttgtttcttcctctccttcatccccCAGACGAAGTCTCTTTCATATGCATCACCTCATTCGACCTGCGCTCACTGCCCTCCGTACCCCTCTGCCTCCTTGTTAAACAGGGATGATGAGGAACTATCAGACGCCAGCCACAGCACAGTTTTTGCCTCAGATTGGATATCCACCTTGTACCCTGATGTAGCGTTCCTCAAACACGGCGAGTCAAAAATCTAATTGCAGATTTATGCCATTACCTGCCGGCGCATGTGTTTCTTCGGACCAGCTCCATCACCTTAGCCACGTTGCTGATGGATCCATCTGTGATAATGAAGACCTGGCGAGGATAAGAACGCTGCATCGGCTGCTGGTACACCCAGGACAGCGCCCCCAGCAGATTAGTGCCCCGCATGTCAGCTCTCATCCTCTGGATGTACTCGAACGCCTGCACCAGAGTCACCTGAGGCAGAGAAAAAGCACAACCGCCGTCACGTCCGAAAGGTGGAAGCAGCGAGCATCCAGCAACAACATCCGTCCAACTGTCTGATGCTGCCCGTGCAAACATCACCTATGTTGTCAAGATTCCCCATTTACCCTGTGAGGCTGGCAATGAATTGAATTGGCGAATCTCCAACAGAGAAAGCAAGCATACATGCATTAGCACCTGCCTTAAAACCATCTCGAATTGGACCAATAAGCCTGACGGCAGGGAAGGTGGAAGGACACTCCATGCCTTACTGAAAATGCATGAAAGGTCACCATATGCTCAGTAATATGTGGAACAAGTGTTTGTCCTTGCAGCCCCTGGTCCGGGAAGAACCTGATACGCTGCTACCAAGGCAACGCAAGGAACTGACATACTGCTTGATTAGAAGCTAgacaaaatacaacatttagTACAAAGGGGACAAAAAAAACGGCTGCTTTGCGTAAACATGATCCAGATGCTTCACGTATTTTCTTTCACGGAAAACAATTAATATGTAATTACTAACAACGTGATTTTTACATTGAACGCCTACAAACAAGACAGATACAAATAATGATCCAATCCAGGCAAAGTTAATGCATTAGACTAACATCAGTGCAGAGCCTGCTGGAGGTGAACAGTGGCTTGATGGTGGTCCCAAAGCCCACAACGTTGAGCATGGTGCCGGGAGGGAGACTCTTCAATGCCACCGCCATGGCATCCTGCAAGCGACACGAAGGGACAGATCAACGCCTTCAAACGGCGAGACTCAATTCTGGTTGGGTTTCGGTTCAGCGCGTTATCGTCATGCTGCCTGCGGCTCACCTTCACGCGGCGGATGGCGGCGCCACTCATGCTGCCGCTGCGGTCAACGAGGAACAGCAGTTCTCGGGTGGCTTTGTGCAGCTCCAGAGGTTCCCGCAGCAAGTCGGGACAGAAGTTGAGCATCAAGACGGGGCTGCTCAGGATGTCCTTGTGGTGTCGCTTCCTCACAAACTCCAGCTGCAGGCCAAGTGGAAGGTCAGCGTGTTTTTGTGCCATGACTGGTCTGTCGGACCACATGAATGGGCACATGGAGTGATCGCCGACCTTTCTCTCAGGTTGTGAATCTTTGTGAATGCAGCGGATGAAATCCCGACGGGAGTAGATTTTCTGCTCATACTGGCTGAATGAAAGTCTGCCTCTCTCTAATATGACCAACGGGCTGTGTGGTTCTGTGGAGGAGGTTTGGTTAATTGAAGTCACATTCAGATATTAGGGTGTGGGGAGAACGgacagggaggaaggaaggagggggggagtaGATGCAGTTTTCAACTATTCACCACTGAGGTGCAGAATGATCTCTATGTGTCTGTCAAACGGATGCTCCTGTGCCAAGGTGATGTAGGTGGAAGAGGCACTTTGGGCACTGGGGTCCGCATCTGCCCTCAGAGCGTGAGTGGGGCTCTCCAGTCCTATAAATAAGTATAGGAAGAAATGAAGGAAAGCAAATCATAGATTGTATGTCTACATGAGAAGCATTGCATGTTACAGTACTTTGCTATTTCTCTCTATAGGGCACATGGCAAGGGAGGAGATAAAGTCCTATCTATCCTTTGGAGTTTGTGTTCTGGCTGTCTCTGTAAACCCATTCATTATATTCTGTAATGAGATTACCCACCATTCTAATATATCACAAAGAATCAGTCAACCCTACCGGCTAGTAGGCAGGCCCCTCTGACCAGTAGCTGGAAGTTCAGTTCATAAGGTGCCAGGTTGGCGGCAGGGCCGGTGAAGATGGAATAGGCACACTGCTGCTCAGACTCCAGGGCCTTGTCTGGTTTTCCTGAGGTGGCACCAAAACAGCTGGTTTGTCTGGGAAGTAGAGGAATGTAAagtatttaagaaaataaaaaatagtgtTCAGCCACGTTTAATTCCTCAAAATGGATGTTTGTTATTAAAATTGTGTTTCGTTAATACCCGGTTTCTTCAGATTTCGAACCATTTTCACTCTTGTTTTGCGTTATCTGGCCAGTGACGATTGGTGTCAGCAAAGTGGGGTACACAATGCTGATTGCTCCATTTTCCAGCGTGGGGAGTTCTAGTGTGGTGCTGATGATAACGGACACGATGTCCATGGGGCCGATGACGCCTGTTCCCACGATGAAGGTGGTTCTTTCAAGGTCTTCGTCCAGGATGAGATGTCCTAAAGGAAAAATACGGCCGTTACTACAACTAGAAAGAGATAGTAGATGAAGCTGGGACTCGGCTCATCttttttgattaaaaataaatatgttattttgGATACTTCTTTTGACACTACAAGACCTTCTCATAttggaaaatcatttttttttatttatggcaAACACATGTAAATATCAAAAACTTGCTTCAGACAGTACCAAGAGTGCAATTCCAcattacatactgtatatacatatatacttcaACTTTCATTTAGATACCCTCTAATGTTTTTTCCCCGTCTTTgaattttcattttgattttatcACCAGGCTTGTTTggttttcattttgttgaacaaagttcatatatatatatcagtatataaatatatatgtataaattacTCGGGAACTAAAGGCCAATGACgtgcatttgtttattaaatcaatctcacaataaataaatatattcattgaATCTGTGTTGTGTGGCTGCATCACAGCAGAGAATTTATTCTGTGCACATGATTTCACCGTCTTCAATGAAATACTGCCCACTTCAAGGATATATATCTCTGTACTAAGTAAGCGTCCTATCACCATTAGGCAGGCAGCCAAATCTAtttgcctccctcctctctgagaGCAGATAAAGCAGGATGGCAAAGGGACTTTCTGTGGctgtatttaaattcatgcagaCAGGAGATCATTACATCTTGGGGATAATGACAATGTCTATCTACTAAGAGATGCCAGGCAGTCTCCTCCCATCCTCACCGTTGGTGCATTGCATGTCAAGGCTGGAGCTCCCACAGCAGCCCCACTGTGGGCCGTTCCCACAGTGGCCTTCAGGACCGGATCCTGGGCAGCAATCCAAACAGCAGTCCTTAAGCTTCCCTCTGCTCTGTATCTGGACCCCCACCAACCGGCCCGCTATCACCGCCTCAAAGCCGACCACAACCTCCTTTTCCCCGAGAGGATACACGAAAACACCTGGgtgacacacaaaacacaatcatTTCAGACTATTGCTCATGTTTTTGTCCTGTTAAATGCAACTTTTGACAATTGTCAAAGTCTTTTGCTCTAGATATAAAAATGTTGTCACTTCTCTAATGCaaactttctttgttttattttaggtgTCTTTACCTTTAGTCTTTACTTCGGCACCTTTTGTACCTTCCACAGCTGCGTAAATTAAAAGCGCTGGTCTCGTTATGTGgtcaacatttttttcatgGAAGATAtttccaccaacatttctcccCCCCACTGCCAAATAATGGGGCGTATCAGATAATATTGAGTTGGCTGCTGGAAATATTGGCTGCTGGTTTTATTTGACTGAGACTTCTGTTTTGAGGCTTGACTAAAGTTGAATGCGTTTAatatatttcttcttttatgAAATATGAAGTCAAATACGAATACAGTTCCAATTTGAATGACAGTTTCTAGGTTTATTACTTGTGCTGAGAGTGGATCCTCTACCTTCTATTGACTCTAAGGCAGCGTTAGCATAGGTGAGGTGTGCAGTGATGCCCAGGGAGCAGCCGTTGGCACAGGACTTGATGCAGGAGGCCTTGAGAAGCAATGGTTCCCATGTGGAGCAGTTCCTTAGTCCCACCATCTTTCCTGCAAAAGGCCTCTATTCCGCTGTGGGCATGAGAACACAGGCGAGTGAAAAGAGAACTATGTGAGTGTGCATTTAAATTCCCTCATTTTCCATTCATTCCATTCGTTGATCTTTGTCATCCGACCTGGTATTTGCTGCATTCGTTAAAATGTCCTTtggtttcagattttttttgtgtatccTGCCAGATCTTTATAATGTGCACATCAGCTATTGGACATGTAACCGAGCTAGCTCCTCTCCTCAGGCTCTTAGCAACCAACTGTGGTAGTTTGAGTGTAAGAGGCTTGGTTGATCATTAACTTTGCAGGTCACCACTTACTTCACTATGCACCATGCCTAGCATATGCATATTGAGTGGCCGACCTATATGCAAACCTACGTAAACCTACGACTACTGTCTAACTCTCCACTTTACTCCCAGTCAAACGTAGGAACCTGGAGTGTTAGACATTATTGATGGTGCTCaataatgtttcattttgaatgatCATTTgcttaataaacaaacaaaatgagctAAATTTCCTATTATATATCTCAAGTTATAAGCAATCCTTCTTCATGACTGACCACTTAATAACTTTAAGTGCAGCAGGTGCAAAGACCAGTGTGCAAGTTGCAGCTTAGCGAATGGTACATTGCACaaaactgtgtgtatgtgcatttatatgcacacacatgcacagttgatcgtgcatgtgtgtgtgtgtgtgtgtgtgtgtgtttactgtggtCCAGGTAATGGCTTTTTGACATCTACCTTTTTAACAAGATCAACAGGCTCCATCTGGCTACTGTGTCCTCAGCTCATAACAGGAGGATAATAAATGCCTGGTTCGTTAAAGACGGACCAAGTGATGCAGCTACTATTCACCTTAAGTGGGTTCAACAGAGCAGCCCCCTGTGGACCGATGAGACTTACGGCTTTGGCAGAGCTAATGAATAATCTGGATAGTGTTCAGCTCCAACAGCGAGAGAACAAAAGGAGGATAATGACTTCTTTAAACGTTATGAGTTGTGTTGTGGGGTTTTACTTACAGCATGACAACACATGCTACAGAACGACTGATGTAAACAGTGAACATGCACACGCTGACCTCGTGAAGTTCTGCCGGAAATTTAAATGCAGatatttaaagaaacatttagttttacatTCTTGGTAAATGGGATCGTAAGTGTACAGCTGTTATTTAGAAAGGTAAAACATTCAAAGTGAATCAAGTGATAATTCATTTCAATTGAATGATTGTGTCTGGGTGTTAGCAGCATCACAGCTGGCTCAGAGTTAGCCCCGGCCAGCACTGCAGTCCCCTTATGCTGTGATGTGCAGACTCCCGATAACATGCAAAATAATCATAGATGAACTCTTACTGTTCAGTTTCTGACCGTCAGCCTCAGTGTCCAGTGTCTGCATCACTCCAACATCACATCTGCTTGCAGGTTTCCCAGTGACACAGTAGGACTTTTCCTGGTAACAGATGCTGCtctgtcctctccctctctcctctctccttcgctgtctctctccccctctctctctctttccttctctctccactAATCCCCCAATTCCCTTGTAAGGACAACAACCATTTCACACAGAGTGATACATTCAGAAATATCATTTTACAAATTGTGTACAACCCGTTACTGAATATTAGCTATTATCATCTGCATGGTATAAAATACTATTGCTTTTCTAACCTgctatgaaaaataaaagcccaaactggaaaaaaaatcatattttcagTAACGGGCTGTATATTCAAATTAAACTGACAGTTTCAGCAAACCGGGGAAAGGCCACTGCAGTgatcaatcacacacacgcagctttTCACTGACCCACCGTTGTTGTCGGGTGAAATGTCATCTGCTTACCTGCTCTGACCTGATCCATGAAAGTGATCAGAAAGTGAGCCTTAACCTGCTGTTTGGGAACAAGCTGCCACACAACGGTAAGTAGGGCAGCGCCTGCTTTTCATCCAGACAATTGGCCGTGATGGTAGCAGCACCATTATTCATGGCTAATGGCTTggccagagggaggaggggggttatgTGTTCCTCCTCTCAGGTCAGTCCGACAGCAGCAGGCGCGGGCAGCTGACAGCAAAGAAGAAGCTGCGGTTTGTTCCCTGTTCTCCGGTTCAACTGGTCCGgtgctgcaaaaagaaaaaacgaacaCAGTAAagctacttttgaaaaaaaaaatgcattcaggGTGGCAAGCAAGAGGACGTCAAAGCACAATATTTGTCTTGTGTTATGCCTGATTGAATCTACCTTATATTATCTGTTATATACCGATGTTTGTATTATAACGGAAAAGCAAAAGTGTGTTTTAATGAATTCCGTGTATGACACATAAGTGAGCACTTTGACCTGTAGATGAAACATCAGTTTTACTGCTGTGTTTACATTAATCACGGTTTACAGTAGTCATTGTTTACATTATTTCTTGTTTGCAATAATCCTTGTAgacattttaattcaaataagCAGTAATTTCCCTTATGGTAATAACTCCTTGTCAGAAGTTGTAATGTATATTTAATGTGAACTTTCCCATTTTTGTAAGGTGGAGGTGTTGATTACAGCACATCCCATGATAAAGGTAAAACATTAAACATCAATAGACAGACAATAAGATAACATAATGAGATAAGATGCTTTTTATAACTGGTGAAACAGCAACAAATGAATTGCCTAATCAAAGGGGGCAGTAAATAATAACTATAATAAAGATTGCATTTGAGACAAGTAACTAATAACAATTCTTAAAAGGTTTACAACATCGAAGGGTCACAACAATATACCATATTACACAAGTTTAATTAATCACACTGACACTGGTTTTATGAAtatcctttttgtgtgtttgctcatgTTTGAGAGGATAGTCAGTATTTTAAATCTGTGTCTTATACTGCCTCCGTGTGgccttttttatcttttattttatgtttttagccCCTGTAAAAGAATCTCAATTCAAGCCAAATATCCACTTTCTTATTGCTATTGTGTCATGTTCAGTTAAGACCGGGGTGGAAAGGTATAATTCATATGAAGATATAaactccttctccctctctgattATTCTGCTGACTGTGCGGGGAGCGAATAAAGCCATTATTCATCTAGCAGACGATACGCTGGAATCAAGGATTCACTGCTGTGATCCTTTCAAACCCACTCTGTTGTTTCATTGATTAAAGAGCGTACCGGAGTTACATTGAATCCTGCAGAACACAGCAGTCCCACGACATGACAGCACTGGAACTCAAAGAAGTTCCAATATGGCGACACTAGATGTCAGCCTGTTCAAATCAACTGCAGCATGTCGCCAGTCAACATGGGTCATTGAATGTAGCGTctccttttccccccttttcaaCCGTCTGGTGCTCCAAACAAGAGCAATACTCAAGTTTTATGAACGGCACCATGTGAAAACAACTTACAATATACAGTTCCCCCTGTTAGAACTACATTATAACAattcttttgtttgtatttttgtttgtattttgagcaaaatgtatatttgtttaAGTTTAGTTCAGTTTTCAGACAtaaagtgtttcctttttttgccgACACGCTTCTGCATTATCATCTATTTTACTGAATATTTCAGTAAGCCAACTGTGTCTGTGCTTTTAATTCGCAACAGCTAAACAGTTCTACAATTGATTAGTTGTATGTGTATAAAAAGCTCATTCTGTTTCTGTGCACTGTTGTTTAGATCTTTACCAGCAGCAGGGGGACGGAGTCAATAAGTGCAAACAGGCCT is drawn from Gasterosteus aculeatus chromosome 3, fGasAcu3.hap1.1, whole genome shotgun sequence and contains these coding sequences:
- the vwa5b2 gene encoding von Willebrand factor A domain-containing protein 5B1 isoform X3 — encoded protein: MVGLRNCSTWEPLLLKASCIKSCANGCSLGITAHLTYANAALESIEGVFVYPLGEKEVVVGFEAVIAGRLVGVQIQSRGKLKDCCLDCCPGSGPEGHCGNGPQWGCCGSSSLDMQCTNGHLILDEDLERTTFIVGTGVIGPMDIVSVIISTTLELPTLENGAISIVYPTLLTPIVTGQITQNKSENGSKSEETGQTSCFGATSGKPDKALESEQQCAYSIFTGPAANLAPYELNFQLLVRGACLLAGLESPTHALRADADPSAQSASSTYITLAQEHPFDRHIEIILHLSEPHSPLVILERGRLSFSQYEQKIYSRRDFIRCIHKDSQPERKLEFVRKRHHKDILSSPVLMLNFCPDLLREPLELHKATRELLFLVDRSGSMSGAAIRRVKDAMAVALKSLPPGTMLNVVGFGTTIKPLFTSSRLCTDVTLVQAFEYIQRMRADMRGTNLLGALSWVYQQPMQRSYPRQVFIITDGSISNVAKVMELVRRNTCAGRCFGLGLGPRACRRLLQGVAKLTGGTTEFLADEERLQPKLIKSLKKAFEPVLTDVRIDWYLPENMEAFLSPNEIPPLYPGNRLIGYCTLYDMTNIQKKSPESQGRCHDGVNRSSMGSVFGESNDELSPPPASEFMPVVTCADGTNLEEALREISREISSEFSCARNADPGTSPGVELDWSSDVRRRIQESSYIQEQYVLTRCSLSSERSLQTQSHLHIHASSNSDSAAGVFLPNPHSTGSVLDTGSLPQGLEKMPPPDQRSSLSRWADSAWQQNLSAETPDNGAEKTGRLGAGGDSRQRHKLARSTMAARSFSSPQGELEMHRLRRALERVSFDQTLGGRLDESDGEAKPPSRGTLSRRSLTDSNGLLFPASPLDWDSFTDPEYLFTAAPPEHPPPGRCRSLIHGLLSGRPVSWEVTVDLGHLWTPGGQETPTVEGCGGEGGEEGKGGETWDEIIHQLTARSVIRDFEKMAEKDSDCGQGSAKRYRMKAIQTSKHCNIICMYTAFAATNNNPNKGLQDSMDVQNTGVPILSTVPDYSFRQPHVPVSICTLRVCVLCVFVRGVGMYLVNSQSSRSGSRRQRAYSVGLGRRHTGGDSKEMEDTWNSTGVVGSAYSAAAPAMTGTPCTHSQRSIESKSMESFFGTRFPLGRLRSSISSGKQVPLKSHCLSAETEKAPETEAPDYLPLVQLQLASGAFLLTETYSDCVQIPLDRLKRASPYSLHRRSLSPPFRSTSPSAPSLSTSNKPSAAPTSHHVTFSPSSCSLAKPTAPPFHHTPDDTPLMLEPRLRRRHPSDRDPVTSPPDLPSSEEGSLELSAGPSLGLSHGQADSGRGSETDVWEGSSTEPPEPRGGSQSAQEDLEGSSWATAVALAWLEHRCAGYFMEWELVAAKADFWLRCQELPEGVDPAGLKGAARQLFLLLRHWDENIKLNMLCYNPNNM